TTCTACTTTATCATAAGCATCATAAGGTTGTACCTTACGTAAATCCCATTTTATTCCAGAACCACGTAACATAACTCCAGAGAAACTATAATCCAATGCTTGTTGAGCTGTTACCACACCAATTCCAATGGTACGTTCTTTCCAAATACGATTTGCTGTTAATAATTCTTCTACTTCATCTATCCTGGTACCATATTGTGTAGCCCACTGATAAATATCTTCCAACAATCCAAGTGGCATATCTTGTGCAACTCCACCTGGACGAACATATGCTGCATGTAATCTAGCTCCTGACACACGTTCATAATATTCCATCAACTAGTGAAGTAAAGATGAGGATTTGAaaggtttaaaaatattattattgtaattatatatatatttcaatacataatatatatttgttttaccTTTTCACGCTCCTCAAACATCCACAAGAAAGGAGTTAATGCACCAATATctattttcaaacaataaaaaattttaataaatcattctaataatttcatattcttttcaagaataataaataccCAAAGCATGACTCATTAAAGCCATAAGATGATTCAAGATTCTGGTAATCTCTCCAAATAAAGTACGAATATATTTTGCACGTTCAGGGATAtcaatattcaataatttttccacAGCTAATGAATAAGCTTGTTCGTTTGTCATCATTGATACGTAATCCAATCGATCGAAGTAAGGCAAAGCTTgtaaataagttttatattcaattaatttttccGTGCCACGATGTAACAATCCAATATGTGGATCTGCTCTAAGGATTTTTTCTCCTTTTAATGTAAGGATCATACGAAGTACACCGTGAGCTGCTGGATGTTGTGGCCCAAAATTAACTGTGTATCCTTCCGTTTTTAATTCTTGCGGATCAGTGGATTCTGTGAacaaatgacaaaaaaattagataaaaattaGGTTCGAATTTTcttgaaattaaagatttttaaaattaccaaTAAGTGATTCGGTTGATTCTTCAGCGAttgattctaaattattaaaaaatgttaaacatatccgaaattaaattcattccatgttaaattaatatcatgGAAAAAAATCGATATTTTACTTCCAAGCAGAGGACCAATATCATCAGGAGTGATTTGAGTCATAGGAGTAGTGACAGAAATAGCATAATGGTCAtgttttctctttttttcagCTTCTGAAGCTAAATTCctttttataacattatttttaaataaaagtttagaACTCTTTTGGCTTTGCTCGATAGTATTAGAAAGAACAAATGGtctataatttgaaataatattcttttttgttggTGCTCTACAAACATTCGTTAAATGCCTAAGAAAAGtcatggttttttttttgaattcacaataaaaaaaaactacaaaatttatttaaccaaTAGTAGTACTACATCACTTAGCATGCCCAAGAAGTTTAAGATCATCAGTTGATCTTCTTTTTGAGGTATGAAATCACTATGAAATCCTATTTGTCGCTGATCACACAAGAATGTTATTTGTTAGcgttacataaaattttattacatccTAAGATCATCAGTAGATCTTCCAATTATCCGGTATCAAAAATGGCGCCAatcaataaaacaaaaaaatataaatacccaTTGTCTTCGCCACATTTCCATAAATTTCTTTCTCACATTTCCTTTCCAAAATAAGCGGTCGACATCTGCTTATTTATAATGTCTGTAGAATTGTTAACGcatttttcacaaaatttttcaagataTTTTGATTCAACCGACGAATCAAATGTTGTTATCAGAGTTGGAAAAGATGATAATACTCAAAATTTTAAAGCccattctttaatattaaaagctCAATGTCCTTATTTTAACGCTGGATTATCAAGTGAATGGGCAAAGAAAGAaggtaataatattatttttgacaAACCAAATATTGAACCCGAAGTTTTTGAAATTGTTCTTAAGTAAGTAATTTTCCTTCCCTCCCATATcgtttttacttttattttactttttttatttctcttcaCATATTTCTGCCTTCTTAGATATTTGTATACGGGAATAATAACGTCGATAGAATCACAATCTCCTTCATttgtaattcaattattatgtGCAGCAGATGAATTGATTCTTCCAGAAATGATTTCATACGTAGAAGATCAGTTTCTTTTACATCATTCttcttatttaaatgaaaacttttcggaaattttaaatatagcATTTAAACGTGAGCTATGgaaaaaattacaaacatattGCCTGGATCAAATTTGTCCAAATCCTTCAATCATTTTTGCGTCACCAAATTTTCTCTCATGTAGTGAAGCCATACTTTCCGGATTGCTACAACGAGATGATCTAATAATGAAGGAAATTGAAATATgggatatattattaaaatggggAATAAATCAAGAACCAAGTATAGGAGAATATCATGAAGAGAAAATGATTAATGAAATAGTTGATAAATGGAGTGATAAAGACTTTGAAAGTTTAaaagaaagattaaaaaattgtattccGTATATAAGGTTTAGTGATATTTCACCggaagatttttttgttagaataagacctttaaagaaaatatttccAGATGACGTATATGAAGAAGTTTTATGGAAATATGTTAATCCGAAAAATGtcatatttgtaaataaacgAGAGAAAGAAATACAACAAGaagaaactttaaattttaatgctagaaataatgataaagaatCATCTTTCCCATATTTAATTAACTACAGAAATTCATTACAACCTTCTCGTCCTTCTCCCATAGACtcatctataattaatttaaaacatgCAGCACTCATTTCAAGTTGGGTTGATAGGTTATCTCATCCCTATAGATTAGCATCGATTCCTTATCAATTTAGGTTATTACTCCGTTCAACGCGTGATGGATTTACAGCAGCAGagtttcataaaaaatgtgaTAGTTTTGATAAAACTGTAACGGTACTTAGAGTTAAAGgaacaaaagaaatatttggTGGATATAATCCTTTAAATTGGAATGGAAGTGGATATAAATCTACGAGtgaaagttttatatttagttttgAAGGTACGACTGGAAGAAACAGTTTCGATTTGAAAAATGGATTTAAATTAAGCCGAGTTAGAAATAATCAAATTGATCACGCTATTTATAGTTACGCTAATTGTGGACCTCAATGGGGCGGAAATGATTTAAGAGCTTGGGGAAGTTTTAACGCGGATTGTTGTCAATGTGTTCATCTTAGATATGAAGAAGCTATTAGAAATAATCCCGATCTATTCTCAGCCGAAGAATTTGAAGTTTTTCAACTAGTCAAAAAATGACTTAGatcatttgttatttaatttatttaactaaatcataataaatttaataaattaaaatgtagCACGTAATAATATGCGTTTCTTGTAGATCACGAAGCGCAGTAATACGTGGAAGAACAAAGTCTCAACAGcgaaatatttattcattgttTGTAAAACAAAGTTTACTCCTTTATAAATTTCCCTTTTTGGGTCACGGATTTCGGAGTATGAATGACTGATTACTTTAATGTAAATTCTGACGTAAATTAACATTAATCGTATAAATATTCTtcaaatctaaaaatatttgtttttttttttaagaaaaggaaataatttaaattgaattaaaagatGATTACGGatgatataaaattgattaaaaaattttcagagaaactttttcatttttatgatGAAAGAGATGAAATAGAAgattataatgttaaaattattataggacaagattataataaaaaaacgtttaaagCGCATTTATATCTTATACGTGCTATGTGTCCATATTTTAATACCgcttttaaaaaagattggCGTAAAAAGGATAATGATGGATTTTTCTTTATCGAAAAACCAAACATCAAACCTGAGGTTTTTGAAGTCATCTTAAGGTGTGTGTGGcctaaatcattatttatgtTCCCCTTTTTTGCCATTGATAACCTAATTCTTCATATTTCCATATTTCTAACAGATATATTTATTCCGGATCAATttcatgtgaaaaaaaatcaccCGAGTTTTTATTCGAAATTATGTTTGCATCTGATGAGTTAATTCTTCAcgatttatattcatatattgAGAAATATCTAATAGAACATCATTCTacatatttaaatgaaaattttccgTATATTCTTAGTTTATCATTTGAACATCCATTATGGAAACGATTACAAGAATTTTGTTTGACAAAGATTAATAACAATCCTTATTCGATATttgaattaagaaattttcaatcgatatcatcaaatttttttaaagaaataattaaaaatgataaattacttATGGATGAAATTGATATTTGGAAGAGTTTAATTATTTGGTGTAAAGGTCAAGTTATGCAAAGAAATCATATTCCAAATGATCATTATGATATAACAAAATggccaaaaaaatataagaagattttttcaaaaattattaaagaatttgtaccttttattagatttaataatattaattataaagatttttatgataaagttaaaccttttaaagaatttattcaaCAAGATATTTATGAAAGTTCACTTTGGTACTATGTTAATCCAAGTATCGTCACAAAAAGACTTTATGacagaaaaattaaatttattgactcGAACTTGTTAAAATTGAAAcatttaacattaatttgtagttggattgataaaaaatcCGAAATTTATAATCAGAATAATTTGCCTTACacatttgatttaaaaattaggGGTACTTTAGATGGTTTTACTgctaatatatttcaaaaaaagagcagaaaattagaaaacactattattattatgagaGTTAAAGGTACTAACGAATTGATTGGTGGATATAATCCTTACATTTATGAACATGATCGATGGAAAGAACCAAATGAGTTTTGGAGAACTGaatataaatcttttatattttcttttccagATGAAACAAGTTCTTTggattctaaaaataatatttcttggtTGAATtgcaataatttaaattttagtacagaattaaaaaaattagaatcaaGGTCAATATTAAGTAGGATTGATCCTAATCATATTTCTAAcgctttttatatttcaaaaaatactGGGCCTAGATTTggtaaatatgatttatttttggaggataattttaatttaccatTAAGTTGTAGATGTAgcaaacaatattatttaaatgatattagagatgaattttatttttgtattgatgaatatgaattatttaaaattatcaaaaaatagaacaaaaacttaatttatttatttattggtttttaaaaaataatttttttttattattccgTCCCTATTTTAAgtctaataatataattaatttaaataatcattttttaaaagttggttatttattttagtatataagatactgtatataatatactgtatatgtgtgcattaataaatacctgtattaaaacatattatattagatttaatatttaaaaccaTCATAAGGGATATTAATACTTACCgggtataattttatatttaacaatttcaCAATATCTATCCCAGTCcttcttatatttctttttacatttttcttcATCCCTTAATTCTCTGTGAATGAGTAGTACTGCAAAATATATCACATAAAAATATGGGAATATATCGTTAaatcctaaataaaatttttaatcaaatatattataatgtgtaattgttttataatgaataatataataattaagtttattttac
The Rhizophagus irregularis chromosome 22, complete sequence DNA segment above includes these coding regions:
- a CDS encoding NADH dehydrogenase Fe-S protein subunit 2 ndufs2 is translated as MTFLRHLTNVCRAPTKKNIISNYRPFVLSNTIEQSQKSSKLLFKNNVIKRNLASEAEKKRKHDHYAISVTTPMTQITPDDIGPLLGKSIAEESTESLIESTDPQELKTEGYTVNFGPQHPAAHGVLRMILTLKGEKILRADPHIGLLHRGTEKLIEYKTYLQALPYFDRLDYVSMMTNEQAYSLAVEKLLNIDIPERAKYIRTLFGEITRILNHLMALMSHALDIGALTPFLWMFEEREKLMEYYERVSGARLHAAYVRPGGVAQDMPLGLLEDIYQWATQYGTRIDEVEELLTANRIWKERTIGIGVVTAQQALDYSFSGVMLRGSGIKWDLRKVQPYDAYDKVEFDVPVGSNGDCYDRYLCRVEEMRQSLRIIEQCINRMPPGPVKVDDWKISPPKRSSMKENMEALIHHFKLYSEGYSVPPGETYTVIEAPKGEFGVHLVSDGTNRPYRCKIRAPGFAHLSGTDFMAKGHFVPDIVAVIGTLDIVFGEVDR